The following nucleotide sequence is from Candidatus Neomarinimicrobiota bacterium.
GGATCCTTTTTGAAATAGTTCATTATGCTATCTGGGTGGTGGCTATTATTCGCTCTGGTAATAGCGATAGTCTCTGGAAGGCGAGGTACTCTCTAAGTCCTTGTAGTGCCAGACATGCGGCCCCCTGCTTAGCGAAGACACCTATCTGTAGAATTATACTGTATCATATCTGGGCAATTCGCGTGATTGGCTGGATCAATGCGGAGAATATGACAGTTCAGGTCACCAATAATATTACTTTCCATACTAAAGGTCAAATCTATATTCTCCCGCAAGTTAGACGTTGACCAGGAAAGGAACTGATATGCAGAAATGGGCATTAATTTTAGGGGCATCAAGTGGGTTCGGAGGAGCAATCTCCTGCAAACTGGCTGCTAATGGATATAATATTTTTGGTGTGCACCTCGATCGCAAAGCGACTATGCACAATGTTAAAGCCATCAAAGCCGACATTGAAGCAGCCGGTTCAAAAGCCATCTTTTTTAACATAAATGCTGCAGACACCCGTGCTCGTAAAGAAGCTATCAAGGTGATAAGTGAAACCTTTGCTGAAACTCATGGTACCGTTCAGGTTCTGGTTCATTCCCTGGCTTTCGGAACCCTTCTTCCAGTAGTATACAATCCTGGTTCCGGTGGAGTTGTCCATAAGAATCAAATGGACATGACCCTGGATGTCATGGCTCACTCTCTGGTTTATTGGACCCAGGACGTTGTGGGACATAAACTGATGGATGGGGGTGCTCATATTTTTTGCATGACCAGTTCAGGTGGTCACACTGCCTGGCCCAATTATGGAGCGGTTTCAGCCGCCAAGGCCGCTATTGAAGCACATATCCGGCACGAAGAGCGTTAGCGGCAATCTTCTTAGGCGCTAACTCAAGAGCAATCTGACGGATATGTGCTTC
It contains:
- a CDS encoding SDR family oxidoreductase, with translation MQKWALILGASSGFGGAISCKLAANGYNIFGVHLDRKATMHNVKAIKADIEAAGSKAIFFNINAADTRARKEAIKVISETFAETHGTVQVLVHSLAFGTLLPVVYNPGSGGVVHKNQMDMTLDVMAHSLVYWTQDVVGHKLMDGGAHIFCMTSSGGHTAWPNYGAVSAAKAAIEAHIRHEER